The sequence below is a genomic window from Brevibacillus laterosporus.
CTCGGCTGTTACGATGGATTTAATCTTTTCACAAGCGTGAGAGATCTCATCATTAACGACAACATAATCATATTGATTCATCATCTCAATCTCAGTACGCGCCATCGCCATCCGATTCTTAATGGATTCTTCCGTTTCCGTTCCACGTCCAACAATGCGGTTTTGTAACTCTTCCAGATCAGGAGGTGCTAAGAATAAGAAAATGCCTTGTGGGAACTTTTCTTTTACCTGCATGGCGCCTTGCACTTCAATTTCTAGGATGACATCTCGACCAGTAGCGAGCGTGTCTTCTACAAAACGTCTAGGCGTTCCATAGTAGTTACCGACATACTCTGCCCATTCAAGAAGGTCATCTTCTTCCATCATACGCTTAAACTCTTCTTTTTCTTTAAAGAAATAGTTTACCCCATCCACTTCATTCATACGTGGTTGTCTGGTTGTCGCAGATACAGAGTAGACAAGTTGCGGCATATATTCTCGAAGTGCCTTACAAACCGTTCCTTTACCCACTCCTGATGGCCCCGACAAAACTAACAGAAGGCCGTGGTCCTTATCCATAATCTTTGTTTCAACTCCTACCTTATTCATCAGACTCGTCATCTTTATTGGTTAGACGTTGGGCAACCGTTTCTGGTTGTACCGCTGATAAGATGACATGATCACTATCTGTGATAATCACAGCGCGCGTTCTACGTCCGTATGTAGCATCCACAAGCATGTTGCGATCCCTTGCCTCTTGTATAATTCGTTTAATTGGTGCGGATTCAGGACTTACAATCGAGATGATACGAGTTGCATTCACGATATTTCCAAATCCGATATTTATCAACTTAATCCCCATAGAGACTGGCACCCTTCCTCACTCAACGTTCTGCACTTGTTCCCTCATTTTTTCCAGTTCGGTCTTCACTTCAACTGCCAAGCGCTGAATCTGTAAATGATTCGCTTTTGACGCGATGGTATTAGCCTCTCTGTTCATCTCTTGCAACAGAAAGTCCATTTTGCGTCCAATAATCTCCGAGCTATGTATTTGCTCTAACAATTGCTCACAATGACTTAACAAACGCGTAATTTCCTCGGAGATATCGGCCTTTTCAGCAAATAATGCCACCTCTTGAAAGATTTTAGATTCATCTAGCATAGGATCTTCCATGATTTCATCAAGGCGATTTTTCAGGCGATTGCGATACTGCTCTCTTACTTCTGGAGCAATATCTTGCAAAGTGTGGGTCGTTGACTTAATGTAAGCGAGGCGTTGTTTCAGATCAAGCTGCAAGCGATTCCCTTCTGTACTCTTCATGACATAAAGTTCAGCTAATGCAGCATCTGTTGCCTCATCTAATAGCTGTTCCACCTCTTCATCAGATAGCTCAGGTATACTGGCTTCTACCAAAACACCAGGCATACGCATGAGATCTTTTACGTGAAGGGTTTCAGGCAGACCAAAGCGTTCCACTAGCTGTTTGGCTGCCGTGACATAGTATTGCGCTGTGCTCCAATCAATTTGAACCCCAGAGGACTCGTCCCGAACGGCTTCTAGCGAGACGGTTACATCTACTCGCCCACGGCGCACTTTCGTTGCAATCCGTTTTTTCACTCGTTCTTCGTGCATGGTCCAGACTTTGGGCAAACGAACAATGATCTCACAAAAACGATGATTGACCGTGCGCATTTCCACCGTCAAACGCATAGATCCACGTTCTATTTCTTTTCGGCCGTAGCCTGTCATAGAAATCATCTGGTTCCACCCACAGACATAAAATCGTTAATTTATTATAGGAGAGAATACAGCCTAGTGTCAACTTGACTTCCAGCTACAAAATTGCTGTTACTACTTGGGTTGATCTCCCCTGTATGCTACACTGAGGAAATAGCTACTGCTAGGTAGAGGAAGCAAGAGGTGAAGAATGTGGCTTTTGACGGATTAGTAACTAGAGCGGTTGTCCATGAGCTATCCATGCTCGTAGGAGCCCGTATTACGCGTATACATCAACCGCATCCGAGCGATATCGTTATGCAGGTGCGTTCAACTCAAGGTACCTTAAAATTATTACTATCAGCAAATCCAACTTATCCACGCATGCATTTGACTTCAGAAGAATTTACGAATCCAAAAGAAGCTCCGATGTTTTGTATGTTGTTACGAAAGCATTGTGAAAACGGCGTCATTGAAGCCATCACACAAGATGAAATGGAACGGGTTATCTACATTGATCTAAAATCCCGCGATGAACTTGGAGATACCACTAGAAAACGTATTGTGATTGAGATCATGGGGCGCCATAGCAATATCATTTTGCTAGACATTAAGACTGATATGATTCTAGATGGGATTCACCATGTTTCTCATGGGATTAGCCAGTATCGACAAGTATTGCCAGGTCGAACCTATGTGGCTCCCCCTGCCCAAAATAAGCAGAATCCATTAACCGCAAGTGAACAGGATTTTGTAATGACGCTCCAATGGAACGAAGGAAAACTGGACAAACAACTGGTCGATCGTTTTAGTGGGCTTAGTCCCCTGATAGCAAGAGAGCTTGTTTCACGAACAGCACTACCAACGCGTGACGCGCTTTGGAACGAATTCTCGACCTTTATGCAACAAATGAATCTTCATCGCTACAAGCCTGTGATTGAGACCACTGCGGAAAAAGCAGCCTTCTCCATTACTTCTCTTACTCATTTGGGAGAGAGAGAAAGCGAGGCTTTCCCATCAATCAGCGAATGCTTGCAACGCTTTTATGAGCATAAAGCAATGCGAGACGTGGTTAAGCAAAAGGTACAAGATTTATTGCGATTGGTAACAAATGAAAAGAACAAAAACGAGAAGAAAATTGAAAAGTTGCGTCATTCCATTGAAGACGCACACGAGGCTGAACGCTATCGCCTTTTCGGTGAACTGATCCTTTCTCATATGCATCAAGCAAAAAAGGGAGATACGGAGCTTATTGCTACCAACTGGTACAGTGAAAATGCTGAGACAATCACTATTCCGCTAGACATTTTAAAAACACCGTCGGAAAACATGCAAGCTTACTATAAAAAATATAACAAAGCGAAGGCCAGCCTAGCATTCATTGAAGAGCAGATTAGCTTAGCTAAACAGGAAGTCATCTATCTAGATGGCATACTTGTGCAATTGGCACACGCTACCTTAGTAGAAGCAGAAGAGATTCGTGATGAGCTGGTGGAACAAGGCTATCTGCGCAATCGCAATAAACGCGGCTCCAAAAAGAAAAAGGAGACTACCCCAACACTTGATGCCTACTATTCATCAGATGGCATCACGTTACTGGTCGGTAAGAATAACAAACAAAATGAATATCTGACTAATAAACTGGCAGCTAGCTTTGAGACATGGTTGCACACCAAAGACATCCCCGGTTCTCATGTGGTCATCAGATCCCGCACGGTAAGTGATCAAGCTTTATATGAAGCAGCCATACTAGCTGCGTATTTCAGCAAAGCTCAACAAGGTAGTAAAGTTCCAGTCGATTACACCTTGATCCGCCATGTAAAAAAACCAAATGGCGCTAAACCTGGCTATGTAACATATGAACAACAAAAAACGTTATTTGTTACTCCAGATGCTACCCTAGTTGCCCAGATGAAAAACAATCCGGCAGCAGAACTAAAGTAAATTAGGAAGTTACAGTCAATCCTCCTCCACTTATCTTTACCTATTGCATATCTATAACGCTTCCGTTTCATACTACCCATATATGTGACTCAAGCGGTAGATATCGTAGCGAACGAGGGTGAAGACATGGAAGTAATTGGGATAGTACAAACAGACGTGAATGAGTTCAGTATTCTATTTGAACCAGATAAAAACAAACAGCAAAACCAACAAGGAAAGCAGAGTGAATCTGGACAAAATCAGCAGGGTCAACAGGATCATAGCCAAGATGACGACAGCGATTTTTTCAATTTTCTTGGTGGGGATATTTTACAAGAAACAGGTAATTCTAGAAAAAATCAATCAAATCAGCAACAAAGCGAGCCACAGGAAATGGTTGTCCGAATTAAGGGAATCCCTGAGGGGCAAAAAGCGACATTTTTGCAAATGTACCAGATCGTAACGGATGCGC
It includes:
- a CDS encoding fibronectin/fibrinogen-binding protein, encoding MAFDGLVTRAVVHELSMLVGARITRIHQPHPSDIVMQVRSTQGTLKLLLSANPTYPRMHLTSEEFTNPKEAPMFCMLLRKHCENGVIEAITQDEMERVIYIDLKSRDELGDTTRKRIVIEIMGRHSNIILLDIKTDMILDGIHHVSHGISQYRQVLPGRTYVAPPAQNKQNPLTASEQDFVMTLQWNEGKLDKQLVDRFSGLSPLIARELVSRTALPTRDALWNEFSTFMQQMNLHRYKPVIETTAEKAAFSITSLTHLGERESEAFPSISECLQRFYEHKAMRDVVKQKVQDLLRLVTNEKNKNEKKIEKLRHSIEDAHEAERYRLFGELILSHMHQAKKGDTELIATNWYSENAETITIPLDILKTPSENMQAYYKKYNKAKASLAFIEEQISLAKQEVIYLDGILVQLAHATLVEAEEIRDELVEQGYLRNRNKRGSKKKKETTPTLDAYYSSDGITLLVGKNNKQNEYLTNKLAASFETWLHTKDIPGSHVVIRSRTVSDQALYEAAILAAYFSKAQQGSKVPVDYTLIRHVKKPNGAKPGYVTYEQQKTLFVTPDATLVAQMKNNPAAELK
- a CDS encoding DUF370 domain-containing protein; protein product: MGIKLINIGFGNIVNATRIISIVSPESAPIKRIIQEARDRNMLVDATYGRRTRAVIITDSDHVILSAVQPETVAQRLTNKDDESDE
- a CDS encoding guanylate kinase, translating into MDKDHGLLLVLSGPSGVGKGTVCKALREYMPQLVYSVSATTRQPRMNEVDGVNYFFKEKEEFKRMMEEDDLLEWAEYVGNYYGTPRRFVEDTLATGRDVILEIEVQGAMQVKEKFPQGIFLFLAPPDLEELQNRIVGRGTETEESIKNRMAMARTEIEMMNQYDYVVVNDEISHACEKIKSIVTAEHLKKDRQVHKFLKWLKEV
- a CDS encoding YicC family protein gives rise to the protein MISMTGYGRKEIERGSMRLTVEMRTVNHRFCEIIVRLPKVWTMHEERVKKRIATKVRRGRVDVTVSLEAVRDESSGVQIDWSTAQYYVTAAKQLVERFGLPETLHVKDLMRMPGVLVEASIPELSDEEVEQLLDEATDAALAELYVMKSTEGNRLQLDLKQRLAYIKSTTHTLQDIAPEVREQYRNRLKNRLDEIMEDPMLDESKIFQEVALFAEKADISEEITRLLSHCEQLLEQIHSSEIIGRKMDFLLQEMNREANTIASKANHLQIQRLAVEVKTELEKMREQVQNVE